One Dysosmobacter welbionis DNA segment encodes these proteins:
- a CDS encoding PrpR N-terminal domain-containing protein, with product MKRFRILIIAPYLSFQETAAPVIQEFPTVDFEMHTGDEFTAISIFNSYPPNAFDAIITRGAIAAILRQFTSVPVVEVDVSLLDILRAINQPGFSDQRVAVVGYSSIINSVKKVFEVLQLKNTEIYEVRYAEVKERVAELADRGFSLIIGDVPSVNAAMANGLRGLLILSSEDCIRQSVIAAIYYSELMEKGQEITQIFQTVIDNLKFRIILMDQIGNVIVDNRAFEITDHQTFKKELLLFIPVLLQQSTDRGCKKIGTQGIEIIGKRVSYRNQDCFLFFISLMHKGYASQADITIEKPLSVTLSPEFINTLQKNNPRVQAVAEIVTASVSPPPVLILGEYGTGKSSLAYYLHGLRKEPMAPFIFVRCNLLTRKRWNAFLDKTASPLNENGCTLYLENIHLLPIELQQELSAYIVDSAADQRHFIIASATNRIHHLLSNDQFLYPLYQKISSLHVILAPLREFPDSITDFSQIFLTAANQEYQKSIRGFEEGVVALLEQQHWNTNLSQLKTFIQQLVLTAQGAQITLKEAQTLLLNDNTIPPEETEYLNYSGIDITKPLEEIERDIIQHVLMEENMNQSAAARRLGISRNTIWRKLHA from the coding sequence ATGAAACGATTCCGTATATTAATCATTGCCCCATATTTGTCCTTCCAAGAGACTGCCGCGCCCGTCATCCAAGAGTTTCCTACGGTGGATTTTGAGATGCATACCGGAGATGAGTTTACGGCAATCTCTATTTTTAACTCCTATCCACCTAACGCCTTTGACGCAATCATTACTCGTGGTGCAATTGCGGCGATTCTTCGGCAGTTTACCTCTGTGCCGGTGGTGGAAGTGGATGTATCCTTATTGGATATCCTGCGGGCTATTAACCAACCGGGATTCAGCGATCAGCGTGTGGCGGTGGTCGGATATTCCAGCATTATTAATTCCGTCAAAAAAGTATTTGAAGTGCTTCAACTGAAAAACACGGAGATTTACGAGGTGCGCTACGCAGAAGTTAAGGAACGGGTGGCGGAACTGGCTGACCGGGGATTTTCTTTGATTATTGGGGATGTGCCTTCCGTAAATGCTGCTATGGCAAACGGACTTCGGGGACTCCTAATTCTGTCATCAGAGGATTGTATCCGCCAGTCCGTTATTGCAGCCATCTATTATTCGGAGTTGATGGAAAAGGGGCAGGAGATCACTCAGATTTTTCAGACAGTTATTGATAATTTAAAATTCCGGATTATCCTGATGGACCAGATAGGCAACGTAATTGTTGACAATCGCGCGTTTGAGATTACCGATCATCAAACCTTTAAAAAAGAGTTGTTGCTATTTATTCCGGTGCTTTTGCAGCAGTCCACCGATAGGGGCTGTAAAAAAATCGGAACACAGGGAATCGAAATTATCGGCAAAAGGGTTTCTTATCGCAATCAGGACTGCTTCCTGTTCTTCATTTCACTGATGCATAAGGGATATGCCTCCCAGGCAGACATTACCATCGAAAAACCGCTTTCAGTGACACTGTCCCCGGAATTTATCAATACTCTTCAAAAGAATAACCCACGGGTACAAGCGGTGGCGGAGATTGTCACCGCATCCGTGTCTCCGCCGCCTGTGTTGATTTTGGGAGAATATGGTACCGGAAAAAGCAGTCTGGCCTATTATTTGCATGGCCTGCGCAAGGAGCCAATGGCTCCGTTCATCTTTGTGCGCTGCAACCTACTGACCAGGAAACGCTGGAATGCATTTTTGGATAAAACTGCATCACCTTTGAATGAAAACGGATGCACATTATATCTGGAGAACATTCACTTACTTCCAATAGAACTGCAGCAGGAGTTGAGCGCCTACATAGTTGATTCTGCTGCGGATCAGCGGCACTTTATTATCGCTTCGGCAACGAATAGGATCCACCATCTTCTGTCCAATGACCAGTTCTTGTATCCGTTGTACCAGAAGATTTCGTCTCTCCATGTAATCCTGGCACCTCTACGGGAATTTCCTGATTCCATTACGGACTTCTCACAGATTTTTTTAACTGCGGCAAATCAAGAATATCAAAAGAGTATCCGGGGATTTGAAGAAGGGGTCGTGGCTCTGCTGGAACAGCAGCATTGGAATACCAATTTATCCCAGTTAAAAACGTTTATTCAGCAATTAGTGTTGACCGCACAGGGAGCACAGATTACTCTGAAAGAGGCACAGACCCTGCTTTTAAATGACAATACTATTCCCCCGGAGGAGACGGAATACTTGAATTACAGTGGAATTGATATCACAAAACCGCTGGAGGAAATTGAGCGGGATATTATTCAGCATGTACTGATGGAGGAAAACATGAACCAGTCCGCTGCGGCAAGGCGGCTGGGAATTAGCAGAAATACGATTTGGCGTAAGCTCCATGCTTAA
- a CDS encoding Bug family tripartite tricarboxylate transporter substrate binding protein — protein sequence MKKKNILALACVFLMMIGILSGCGGGEEAAYPAEDISCLVPYAAGGGTDNIARAVAANIDLPVSIACSVMTGAGGYTGSQEFSTQPGDGYHIMSQSPLDLICYYLTGVSEEKLWEKMEPLPCMVIDPGIVVTNPNSGINSVEDLKAMDPAELTWGFIGARQQMVTIQLLQGLGLEGATQVPYDSGADAITAIMGNHVDVSFMQVGDLGSAVESGNVKPLLIVDEKRCEIYPDIPCTEELGIEATGAQYRAFFATKDTTPEQIQYLNDKMADLQDDPDYLEALEGFGFLPGFIPADEMGAKIEEWYNIFAPIYEEYLK from the coding sequence ATGAAAAAGAAAAATATCTTGGCACTGGCCTGCGTATTTCTTATGATGATCGGCATTCTGTCGGGCTGCGGTGGCGGTGAAGAAGCCGCTTACCCGGCGGAAGACATCTCGTGTCTGGTCCCCTACGCCGCTGGCGGCGGCACCGACAACATCGCCCGTGCTGTGGCGGCCAACATTGATCTACCTGTGTCCATCGCCTGCTCCGTTATGACCGGTGCCGGCGGTTATACCGGTTCACAAGAATTTTCCACACAGCCCGGCGACGGCTATCACATTATGTCTCAGAGTCCCCTGGACCTGATTTGCTACTATCTGACCGGTGTCAGTGAGGAAAAACTCTGGGAGAAGATGGAGCCGCTTCCCTGCATGGTAATCGATCCCGGCATCGTGGTTACCAATCCCAACAGCGGGATCAACAGTGTGGAGGATCTAAAAGCAATGGATCCCGCTGAACTGACTTGGGGATTCATCGGTGCCCGTCAGCAGATGGTCACCATCCAACTGCTCCAGGGGCTCGGCCTGGAAGGTGCCACCCAGGTTCCCTACGACAGCGGTGCTGACGCCATTACTGCCATCATGGGCAACCATGTTGATGTCAGTTTCATGCAGGTGGGCGATCTGGGCTCCGCCGTGGAATCCGGCAATGTGAAACCCCTGCTGATTGTGGACGAAAAGCGCTGTGAAATTTATCCCGATATTCCCTGCACAGAGGAACTGGGAATTGAAGCCACCGGCGCCCAGTATCGTGCCTTCTTCGCCACCAAGGATACCACTCCCGAGCAGATTCAGTATCTGAACGATAAGATGGCAGACCTTCAAGATGACCCCGATTATCTGGAGGCTCTGGAAGGCTTTGGCTTCCTGCCTGGCTTTATCCCGGCCGATGAGATGGGGGCGAAAATTGAAGAGTGGTACAACATCTTTGCTCCGATTTATGAGGAGTACCTCAAGTGA
- a CDS encoding tripartite tricarboxylate transporter TctB family protein yields MAIRKRNDFILSILSFAIGLFLFASESTVSGVMLFVGLPFLAEPRTFIQGIGILLMVFSIPLFLKSISLKGERDSGKFRLKKETIITLIALLLFVPAYELIGFPIASFLLTFCLSVVYGLCEESQREEHERTSKKKFYLIRFVYSLVVVTVLVLVFTQILHVKFF; encoded by the coding sequence ATGGCCATTCGTAAGCGCAACGATTTCATTTTAAGCATTCTCTCTTTTGCAATTGGATTGTTCCTGTTCGCATCAGAATCAACTGTTAGTGGTGTCATGCTGTTTGTCGGACTTCCCTTTCTGGCGGAACCCCGCACCTTTATTCAAGGCATCGGTATTCTGCTGATGGTATTCAGCATCCCTCTGTTTCTCAAATCAATCAGTCTGAAGGGTGAGCGGGACTCTGGCAAATTCAGGTTGAAAAAGGAAACGATCATTACTCTGATTGCGCTGCTCCTTTTCGTTCCCGCCTATGAACTAATCGGTTTTCCCATTGCTTCTTTCCTGCTCACTTTCTGTCTGAGCGTTGTGTATGGTCTTTGTGAAGAATCGCAGCGGGAGGAGCATGAACGTACCAGCAAAAAAAAGTTCTATCTTATCCGGTTTGTCTATTCTCTTGTTGTCGTAACCGTTCTGGTCCTCGTATTTACACAGATCCTGCATGTCAAGTTCTTCTGA
- a CDS encoding transketolase C-terminal domain-containing protein, whose product MDLSCDYLKMKHPIAQKALYALLEVKDSDLRLDTVYQGNHAVDQGIHIGGTFSELIPLIALFYGGFIHVNVEDPTARESDIYVQSKGHGIAGMASVFSDFGFFDRALLENSRGSDSDLNGHPGPILPGVHIATGPLGQGISAAVGFAMAQKIEGVGRTFCLMGDGELQEGIPWEAFMFASAKNLNNLCILIDHNYGQNDDSHRLMLSMGSLREKLESFGFDVLDVNGQEYEPIYHALEHFQHRIDSRPMAIISECRKGEGGFSKATESHKTTVGQDLAEWEIHQQTLRRETRIKNLCHFLQAAKVRAPEEYEQLLHWASKMGIDVQQDENGPVGVIRRYSQRRTKRAAPRDKTLHYQERDLPDPKIGDKLQCSKIAADMVAAFSRDPKMITLDADMGLISGLQPGMLKHAGNRGINVGIAESNMSGIAEAFAAKGYNVWHSTFGVFFDWRVLRRITVSQQERMESISKSDGWLSEGHQLDITLFSTASNIDTGVNGATHMSIDDVTALMQLPHLRVIDVACPRMMVAVMKWIAKGSKGLVLLRLTRAASETIYPESLQFEYGKGYVHGDPHADTVIITSGRGIYEGLNAQKALREQGREIAVVDMPSFDADLAAQLTQQGKRILFAEQNNGFLFASYLDEMYRRGIAWSPEKITTLSTRTRERKARHLHSGTYTQLAKLCGLSAEDLVNTITFEM is encoded by the coding sequence ATGGACTTGAGCTGTGATTATCTGAAAATGAAACACCCGATCGCCCAAAAGGCGCTATATGCGCTGCTGGAAGTCAAGGATTCGGACCTTCGTTTGGATACGGTATATCAGGGAAACCACGCTGTAGACCAGGGAATCCACATCGGTGGCACCTTCTCAGAACTGATTCCACTGATCGCGCTTTTTTACGGAGGTTTCATTCATGTAAATGTGGAAGACCCCACTGCTCGTGAAAGTGACATCTACGTACAGAGCAAGGGACACGGTATAGCCGGTATGGCATCGGTCTTTTCGGATTTTGGTTTCTTTGACAGAGCGCTTTTGGAGAATTCCCGCGGAAGTGACAGCGATCTGAATGGACATCCTGGCCCTATCCTGCCAGGAGTACATATCGCGACGGGACCTTTAGGGCAGGGCATCAGTGCCGCTGTCGGCTTTGCCATGGCGCAGAAAATAGAGGGTGTTGGGCGGACATTCTGCCTGATGGGAGACGGGGAACTGCAGGAGGGCATTCCATGGGAGGCATTCATGTTTGCCTCTGCCAAAAATCTGAACAATCTGTGCATTCTCATCGATCACAACTATGGACAAAACGATGACTCTCACCGTCTCATGCTTTCCATGGGTAGCTTGCGAGAAAAATTGGAGAGCTTTGGTTTTGATGTTTTGGATGTCAACGGTCAGGAGTACGAGCCGATTTACCATGCGTTGGAGCACTTCCAACATCGGATCGACAGCCGCCCCATGGCCATCATCTCTGAATGCCGCAAGGGTGAAGGTGGTTTCTCCAAAGCCACCGAGAGCCACAAGACCACCGTGGGGCAGGATCTGGCGGAATGGGAAATCCATCAGCAGACGCTCCGCAGGGAAACCCGCATTAAAAACTTGTGTCATTTTCTACAGGCTGCAAAGGTGCGTGCGCCGGAGGAATATGAGCAACTCCTGCACTGGGCTTCCAAGATGGGGATTGATGTACAGCAGGATGAAAATGGCCCTGTGGGTGTTATACGCCGCTATTCTCAACGCCGCACCAAACGGGCTGCTCCCCGAGACAAGACTCTGCATTACCAGGAGCGCGACCTACCCGATCCCAAAATCGGAGATAAGCTGCAGTGCAGCAAAATTGCCGCGGATATGGTAGCAGCCTTTTCCAGAGACCCGAAAATGATTACTTTGGACGCGGATATGGGCCTGATCTCTGGTCTTCAGCCCGGTATGCTGAAACATGCTGGAAACCGCGGCATCAATGTAGGCATTGCTGAATCCAACATGAGTGGCATCGCCGAGGCCTTTGCCGCAAAAGGCTATAACGTCTGGCACTCCACTTTTGGCGTCTTTTTTGACTGGCGAGTTTTGCGCCGGATTACGGTCAGTCAGCAAGAGCGAATGGAATCAATTTCCAAAAGTGACGGCTGGCTGTCCGAGGGCCATCAGCTGGATATTACATTGTTCTCTACCGCTAGCAACATTGACACCGGTGTTAACGGCGCCACCCATATGAGCATCGACGATGTTACCGCGCTTATGCAGCTGCCTCACTTGCGGGTAATCGATGTAGCCTGTCCCCGAATGATGGTGGCGGTCATGAAATGGATTGCCAAGGGTAGCAAGGGGCTGGTGCTACTTCGGCTCACACGAGCCGCTTCTGAAACCATTTACCCTGAATCCCTGCAATTTGAATACGGAAAGGGCTATGTCCACGGAGATCCTCATGCGGACACCGTCATCATCACTAGTGGCCGAGGCATTTATGAGGGACTCAACGCCCAGAAGGCGTTACGGGAACAGGGACGCGAGATCGCCGTGGTGGACATGCCTTCCTTTGATGCAGATCTGGCTGCGCAGCTGACCCAACAAGGCAAACGAATCCTATTTGCCGAACAGAATAACGGTTTCCTGTTTGCCTCTTATCTGGACGAAATGTACCGGCGAGGAATCGCTTGGTCGCCGGAAAAGATTACCACCCTCAGCACCCGCACCAGAGAGCGAAAAGCACGGCATCTGCACTCCGGAACCTATACACAGCTGGCAAAACTCTGTGGCCTGTCTGCAGAGGATCTTGTAAATACGATCACATTTGAAATGTAA
- a CDS encoding TRAP transporter small permease, whose product MKKLRWTWDNFEEVLLCIIITVITLVSGLQVVCRYLFNNSLTWSEEVSRYLFVWTGFLTLSLSIKCRSIISIDAFVLWMPRRVRAGLNMVVYLFCSVVFAMLSVNAWHMVTSSAGQTSPALGLPLAIVYAGPLLGLTLSIFRSLGRIVAETKIVIGKEAP is encoded by the coding sequence ATGAAAAAACTTCGATGGACTTGGGACAATTTTGAGGAAGTTCTGCTGTGCATCATCATTACGGTCATCACGCTAGTATCAGGATTGCAGGTAGTTTGCCGTTATTTGTTCAACAACTCCCTGACCTGGAGCGAAGAAGTGAGCAGATATTTATTTGTGTGGACGGGCTTTCTCACACTGAGTCTTTCCATCAAGTGCCGCTCCATCATCTCCATTGACGCTTTCGTATTGTGGATGCCGCGGCGCGTTCGGGCGGGATTGAATATGGTGGTGTACCTGTTCTGCTCCGTGGTGTTTGCTATGCTGTCGGTCAACGCCTGGCACATGGTGACGTCCTCCGCCGGACAGACCAGCCCTGCTCTGGGATTACCCCTGGCGATCGTCTATGCGGGTCCCCTGTTGGGTCTGACTCTCTCCATTTTCCGGTCTTTGGGCCGGATCGTGGCGGAAACCAAAATCGTAATCGGAAAGGAGGCGCCCTAA
- a CDS encoding SDR family oxidoreductase, whose product MGFDMNAFSLAGKKAIVTGGAKKTGLCYGMAVALHDAGAEIVILDANSQVENTVAELGGAKSGYHAVVANLLDLNDLSNGFQQAISALGGRLDILVNGAGLQYRCPSEEFPEDAWDRIMGVNIKGVFFMSQLAGKVMLKQGKGKIINIASTNSFIGLRNMPAYVSSKGGVKQLTMALSSEWSGRGINVNAIAPGYMDTEMSKDLQQMEQGKQLTKRIPMGRWGHPEDLMGTVVFLASSASDYISGVTLPVDGGHLAS is encoded by the coding sequence ATGGGCTTTGACATGAATGCTTTTTCCCTGGCAGGGAAAAAAGCCATTGTTACAGGTGGCGCAAAAAAGACCGGCCTGTGTTATGGTATGGCTGTCGCACTTCATGACGCCGGTGCAGAGATTGTCATTCTGGACGCAAATTCACAGGTTGAAAACACGGTGGCAGAATTGGGTGGCGCCAAATCTGGATACCACGCCGTGGTAGCAAATCTATTGGACCTCAACGATCTCAGCAACGGGTTTCAGCAAGCGATTTCAGCTCTGGGTGGACGGCTGGATATTCTGGTCAACGGTGCCGGACTTCAGTATCGCTGCCCCTCCGAGGAGTTCCCCGAGGACGCTTGGGATCGCATTATGGGGGTCAACATCAAGGGCGTTTTCTTTATGAGCCAGCTGGCTGGCAAGGTGATGCTGAAACAGGGCAAGGGAAAAATTATCAACATCGCCTCCACCAATTCTTTCATCGGCCTGCGGAACATGCCGGCGTATGTCTCCAGCAAGGGCGGCGTCAAACAATTGACCATGGCGCTCTCCTCTGAGTGGAGCGGTCGCGGCATCAATGTCAACGCCATTGCTCCCGGCTACATGGACACCGAAATGAGCAAGGATCTGCAGCAGATGGAACAGGGCAAACAGCTCACTAAGCGGATCCCTATGGGAAGATGGGGGCATCCCGAGGATCTGATGGGTACTGTCGTATTTCTGGCCTCATCTGCTTCCGACTACATTAGTGGTGTGACGCTCCCGGTGGACGGAGGTCATTTGGCAAGTTAA
- a CDS encoding tripartite tricarboxylate transporter permease, with protein sequence MQLFAEGWAYLMANPMSFVYMTGGILMGIIFGCIPGLTAVLGVTLMIPFTYAMSAAEGLSTLIGIYVGGISGGLISACLLKIPGTSASLVTTWDGYPMVKRGKPEAALSLGVFASLIGGTFSAIVLATIAPQLSKVTLKFGHWEYFALIFFSICVVLSMVSSSGAKGGIGLFFGMAIGSVGIDQVTGVNRLMFGQWQLSSGIGLTAFLMGLFAISEVLSQSGELSGLRITTRVRRVPFIPPKDERDEMWKGITIGSLLGTFTGILPAVGQDTATVLAYNQTKTMSKHPEKFGTGYAAGIAASESSNNAVNGGALIPLCCLGIPGDNVTAALIGGLMIHGLQPGPMLAVDAPEVIGCIMLVYFLANIVMYLMETGLMNIFVQMIRIPKSLLFPAILVCCVLGVYAINNRIFEVLVMVVSGIVAYFLLNYFKLDLIAILLGYLLGPLLETYLRTAMIADQGNLLAFTQHPIALGLIVAAVIVLAGQAFFRKSRRKKLLR encoded by the coding sequence ATGCAGCTATTTGCAGAGGGCTGGGCTTACCTCATGGCGAACCCAATGTCGTTTGTCTATATGACTGGAGGCATCCTGATGGGTATCATCTTTGGATGCATCCCTGGCTTGACGGCTGTTTTAGGCGTTACGTTGATGATTCCTTTTACCTACGCCATGTCTGCTGCGGAAGGCCTTTCCACTCTTATCGGCATTTATGTTGGCGGCATCAGCGGCGGCCTAATCTCTGCGTGCCTGCTGAAAATTCCCGGGACCTCAGCATCTCTTGTCACCACCTGGGACGGCTATCCCATGGTCAAGCGTGGCAAGCCGGAGGCTGCACTGTCTCTTGGTGTGTTTGCCTCCTTGATTGGTGGCACATTTTCTGCTATTGTCCTGGCGACCATAGCGCCGCAGCTATCCAAGGTCACATTAAAGTTCGGGCATTGGGAGTATTTTGCACTGATTTTTTTCAGTATCTGCGTAGTGCTCTCCATGGTCAGTTCTAGCGGAGCCAAAGGCGGAATCGGATTGTTTTTCGGCATGGCTATCGGCTCTGTGGGAATTGACCAGGTCACCGGCGTAAACCGGTTGATGTTTGGCCAGTGGCAGCTCAGTTCCGGCATTGGCCTGACCGCTTTTCTGATGGGGCTGTTTGCCATCAGTGAGGTTCTCAGCCAATCCGGTGAATTGTCCGGACTGCGGATAACAACCCGGGTGCGGCGTGTCCCCTTTATCCCCCCAAAGGATGAGCGGGATGAAATGTGGAAAGGCATCACCATCGGCTCTCTGTTAGGTACCTTCACCGGTATTTTACCGGCCGTGGGTCAGGATACTGCCACAGTGCTGGCCTATAACCAAACCAAAACCATGTCCAAGCACCCGGAAAAATTCGGAACCGGATATGCTGCCGGTATCGCAGCATCTGAGAGCTCCAATAACGCTGTCAACGGCGGAGCCCTGATCCCCTTGTGCTGCCTGGGGATCCCAGGCGACAACGTGACAGCTGCTCTGATTGGCGGTCTTATGATCCACGGTCTGCAGCCTGGACCCATGCTGGCGGTGGACGCCCCGGAGGTGATTGGATGCATTATGCTGGTGTATTTTCTGGCAAATATTGTAATGTATCTGATGGAAACCGGCCTGATGAACATTTTTGTTCAAATGATCCGGATTCCCAAGTCCCTTCTTTTTCCTGCTATTTTGGTCTGCTGTGTTTTGGGCGTCTACGCCATCAACAACCGCATTTTTGAAGTGTTGGTAATGGTAGTTTCTGGAATCGTTGCCTATTTTCTGTTGAACTATTTCAAACTGGATCTGATTGCAATTCTGCTGGGATACCTGTTGGGGCCACTTCTGGAAACCTACTTGCGGACAGCCATGATCGCCGACCAGGGAAACTTGTTGGCTTTCACACAGCACCCCATTGCGCTGGGTCTCATTGTTGCGGCTGTTATTGTCTTAGCGGGACAGGCCTTCTTCCGAAAGTCCCGTAGAAAAAAGCTGTTGCGTTAG